In the Leifsonia sp. 466MF genome, one interval contains:
- a CDS encoding alpha/beta fold hydrolase encodes MELYTREWGSGDRLAILVHGVMSDSRNWRRVGPVLAERGYHVIAVDLRGHGHSPRTEEYSAELMAQDIVDTVPAHPELVMGHSLGGLTVSLAIERLDPQRVIYVDPAFSCPAANRFQQMLAPAFLRTLARQSAARIAKRNPRWDPADVAIEVETFKAFDRAVLPVVVTPSAMRAPEVMSVPSMVMLADNSQLVKPELAERLRSEGYEVRVVPGSGHVINRDDHDGFMRALEGWI; translated from the coding sequence ATGGAGTTGTACACGCGCGAGTGGGGCAGCGGAGACCGCCTCGCGATCCTGGTCCACGGGGTCATGTCGGACTCGCGCAATTGGCGCAGGGTCGGGCCGGTTCTCGCCGAACGCGGCTACCACGTCATCGCCGTCGACCTGCGCGGACACGGGCACAGCCCCCGGACGGAGGAGTACTCGGCCGAGCTGATGGCGCAGGACATCGTCGACACGGTGCCGGCGCATCCCGAGCTGGTCATGGGCCACTCGCTCGGCGGTCTGACCGTCAGCCTCGCGATCGAGCGGCTCGACCCGCAGCGCGTGATCTACGTCGATCCCGCGTTCTCGTGCCCGGCCGCCAACCGGTTCCAGCAGATGCTCGCGCCGGCCTTCCTGCGCACCCTCGCTCGGCAGTCGGCGGCGCGCATCGCGAAGCGCAACCCGCGCTGGGATCCGGCCGACGTCGCCATCGAGGTCGAGACGTTCAAGGCGTTCGACCGGGCCGTCCTCCCGGTGGTGGTCACCCCGTCGGCGATGCGCGCTCCCGAGGTCATGAGCGTGCCCTCGATGGTCATGCTGGCCGACAACTCGCAGCTCGTGAAGCCGGAGCTCGCCGAGCGGCTGCGCTCCGAAGGGTACGAGGTGCGCGTCGTCCCCGGTTCCGGCCATGTCATCAACCGCGACGACCACGACGGCTTCATGC